The following proteins are co-located in the Ketogulonicigenium robustum genome:
- a CDS encoding DNA packaging protein, which yields MRILEELPLDGKSSLRINSADLCELLTISPAALSELKKRGIAVHRGHDAYDLTETVRAYVVHLRGVASGRGGEEHVATLTSERARLAKEQADAQALRNAALRGELVAAVEVERTWSDLLRQVRARILAVPARVRSVLTLDAATIDTIDHELREALEELGHEDD from the coding sequence ATGCGCATCCTAGAAGAACTACCGCTGGATGGAAAATCGTCACTGCGCATCAACAGCGCCGACTTATGTGAATTGTTGACCATTTCACCTGCTGCTCTCTCGGAGTTAAAAAAGCGCGGCATCGCGGTTCATCGCGGCCATGACGCTTACGATCTGACCGAGACCGTCCGCGCCTATGTCGTTCACCTGCGCGGGGTTGCCAGCGGACGCGGCGGGGAAGAGCATGTGGCAACCCTGACCTCCGAACGCGCCCGGCTCGCCAAAGAACAGGCCGATGCACAGGCCCTTCGCAATGCGGCGCTGCGCGGTGAGCTGGTCGCGGCGGTAGAGGTCGAACGCACATGGTCTGACCTTCTACGGCAGGTCCGCGCCCGCATCCTCGCTGTTCCCGCTCGTGTCCGCTCCGTGCTGACCCTCGATGCGGCCACCATTGACACCATCGACCACGAGTTGCGCGAAGCTCTGGAGGAACTGGGCCATGAAGACGATTGA
- a CDS encoding phosphoserine transaminase — protein MTTTKPAALPANPRFSSGPCAKPPTWSLEALSDAPVGRSHRASIGKKKLKEAIDLTREVLGVPADYRIGIVPASDTGAVEMALWSLLGARAVEMLAWESFGEGWVTDVVKQLKLDAEVKKAPYGQIVDFATVDFDKDVVFTWNGTTSGVRLANGDAIPVDRAGLTICDATSAAFAQDLAWDKLDVVTFSWQKVLGGEGGHGVLILSPRAVERLETYTPAWPLPKIFRLTAKGKINEGIFVGETINTPSMLCVEDYIFALKWAQSLGGFAGLKARADANAQAIFDFCAVRDWIDNLAEDAANRSNTSVCLKFTNPAIKDGAAFAKAVAKRLETEGAALDAGSYRDAPAGLRIWCGATVETADIEAMLPWLEWAYEAELAAQA, from the coding sequence ATGACGACTACCAAACCGGCTGCGCTGCCGGCAAACCCGCGTTTTTCCTCGGGCCCTTGCGCGAAACCCCCGACATGGTCGCTTGAAGCCCTGTCCGACGCCCCTGTCGGCCGCTCGCACCGTGCATCGATTGGCAAAAAGAAATTGAAAGAGGCGATCGACCTGACGCGTGAAGTGTTGGGCGTTCCGGCTGATTACCGCATCGGTATCGTGCCCGCCTCGGATACGGGCGCTGTGGAAATGGCGCTTTGGTCGTTGTTGGGCGCGCGCGCCGTTGAAATGCTGGCATGGGAAAGCTTTGGCGAGGGTTGGGTGACCGACGTCGTCAAGCAGCTGAAGCTGGACGCCGAAGTGAAGAAGGCGCCCTACGGCCAGATCGTCGATTTCGCGACGGTCGATTTCGACAAAGACGTCGTCTTTACGTGGAACGGTACGACATCGGGCGTGCGGTTGGCGAACGGCGATGCCATTCCCGTCGACCGTGCGGGCCTGACCATTTGCGACGCCACTTCGGCCGCCTTCGCGCAGGATCTGGCGTGGGACAAACTGGATGTGGTCACATTCAGCTGGCAGAAAGTGCTGGGCGGCGAGGGCGGCCACGGCGTTCTGATCTTGTCGCCGCGCGCGGTCGAGCGGCTGGAAACTTACACCCCCGCATGGCCGCTGCCGAAGATTTTCCGCCTGACGGCCAAAGGCAAGATCAACGAAGGCATTTTCGTTGGCGAGACGATCAACACCCCGTCGATGCTGTGTGTCGAGGATTACATCTTCGCGTTGAAATGGGCGCAGTCGCTGGGCGGCTTTGCGGGCCTGAAGGCGCGCGCCGATGCGAATGCACAGGCGATTTTCGATTTCTGCGCCGTGCGCGACTGGATCGACAATCTGGCCGAGGATGCGGCGAACCGCTCGAACACATCGGTCTGCCTGAAGTTCACGAACCCCGCCATCAAGGACGGGGCGGCGTTTGCTAAGGCCGTCGCGAAGCGGCTGGAAACCGAGGGTGCGGCGCTGGATGCGGGCTCGTACCGCGATGCGCCTGCAGGCCTGCGGATTTGGTGCGGTGCGACGGTGGAAACCGCCGACATCGAAGCCATGCTGCCGTGGCTTGAGTGGGCCTACGAGGCCGAGCTGGCCGCACAGGCGTGA
- a CDS encoding Arc family DNA-binding protein, with product MTDRKPMQLRLPSELKAWLEAEAEKNGASQNSEVIRAIRAAMARSEQHPTA from the coding sequence ATGACCGACCGAAAGCCAATGCAGCTCCGCCTGCCAAGTGAACTAAAGGCGTGGCTTGAGGCCGAGGCAGAGAAAAACGGCGCAAGCCAAAACAGTGAAGTAATCCGAGCGATCCGCGCCGCGATGGCACGATCCGAACAGCATCCAACCGCCTAA
- a CDS encoding tyrosine-type recombinase/integrase — MPLYLTDRNGTWYIRGTVSGRRFYQSTKTSDRKIAERIKAETEAKAWQRRFEGPGAGLTMAQVFNAYLDAGKTDRFLLKLAEHWKNTPVEDVRPETIRRAARMIYPNATEPTWNRQVIKPTQAAINHAAELGWCQRISVRRYTENPEVKTPATIEWVRDFYDQAITDDLPHLGAICMFMFGTAARVSEACRLTWADVDLNAQTATLRLFKPTPWNRTAHLPGEVVDALASIPTNRNPDGRVFNYAGRGSVKGPWENVAKRAGIDLLTPHCCRHGFATSMLQNGYDVKTVADAGGWKDATVVLRTYAHALKDRTVTDSLFGAKRVQMPNEAPATNYKAKENNK; from the coding sequence ATGCCGCTCTATCTCACAGACCGAAACGGCACATGGTATATCAGAGGGACGGTTTCCGGACGGCGATTTTACCAGTCTACAAAAACGTCTGACCGCAAAATCGCAGAGCGCATCAAAGCGGAAACTGAAGCCAAAGCATGGCAGCGCCGCTTCGAAGGACCGGGCGCGGGGTTGACCATGGCGCAGGTTTTTAACGCATATCTCGATGCTGGGAAAACGGACCGCTTTCTGCTGAAGCTCGCAGAGCATTGGAAAAATACGCCCGTCGAGGACGTGCGCCCCGAAACCATCCGCCGCGCAGCGCGCATGATCTACCCGAACGCCACCGAACCGACATGGAACCGTCAGGTCATCAAGCCCACGCAGGCAGCGATTAATCACGCCGCCGAACTGGGCTGGTGCCAGCGTATTTCCGTGCGCAGATACACTGAAAACCCTGAAGTCAAAACGCCTGCCACGATTGAATGGGTGCGGGACTTTTACGATCAAGCCATTACCGACGATCTGCCGCATCTGGGCGCGATCTGTATGTTTATGTTTGGAACGGCCGCACGGGTTAGCGAGGCCTGTCGCCTCACATGGGCAGATGTAGACCTAAATGCCCAAACCGCGACCTTGCGTCTTTTCAAGCCGACACCTTGGAACCGGACCGCCCACCTGCCCGGCGAAGTCGTTGACGCGCTAGCCAGTATTCCGACCAACAGAAACCCAGACGGGCGCGTCTTCAATTATGCAGGACGCGGTAGTGTCAAAGGCCCTTGGGAAAATGTCGCCAAACGCGCTGGCATTGACCTACTGACCCCGCACTGCTGCCGCCATGGCTTTGCAACGTCGATGTTGCAGAACGGCTATGACGTGAAAACGGTGGCCGACGCTGGCGGCTGGAAGGATGCGACTGTCGTGCTGCGCACCTACGCCCACGCCCTCAAGGATCGCACCGTAACGGATAGCCTTTTTGGTGCAAAGCGCGTGCAAATGCCGAACGAAGCGCCTGCAACCAATTACAAAGCAAAGGAAAATAACAAATGA
- a CDS encoding phage head-tail joining protein, whose protein sequence is MNIPSSLYMTREHLIELRDKLILERARGVRSLQQGEEKVEYRSDAEMAAAIIDLEARINRASNPRPTTIRFSSSKGF, encoded by the coding sequence ATGAACATTCCTAGCTCGCTCTACATGACCCGCGAACACCTGATCGAACTGCGCGACAAGCTAATTCTTGAACGTGCACGAGGTGTCCGTTCGCTTCAGCAAGGGGAAGAGAAGGTTGAGTATCGGTCGGACGCCGAAATGGCAGCCGCCATCATAGACTTGGAGGCGCGGATTAACCGCGCCTCTAATCCCCGCCCGACCACTATCCGCTTTTCTAGCTCAAAAGGGTTCTAA
- a CDS encoding TerC family protein, whose protein sequence is MQGFMAAMADPAAWAALVSLIAMEIVLGIDNLVFLALLTNQLPEHQRPMARKLGLGLALIIRLLGLAGVAWVVSLTQPLFTLFGHDFSVRDLILIAGGLFLIWKATSEIMQMLNPEPEEDSIARRGTSSLMIVVFQIPMFDIVFSVDSIITAVGMTDHLPVMMIAVVVAILVMLFASGPLAKFLQDYPSLTVLALGFLLLIGATLVADGFGTHFPRGYIYTAMAFSAVIVALDLLSRRAARLRRIKGRHKK, encoded by the coding sequence ATGCAGGGGTTCATGGCAGCGATGGCCGATCCGGCGGCGTGGGCGGCGCTGGTCAGCCTGATCGCGATGGAAATCGTGCTGGGCATCGATAATCTGGTCTTTCTGGCACTGCTGACGAATCAGCTGCCCGAACACCAGCGGCCCATGGCGCGCAAACTGGGCCTCGGGCTGGCGCTGATTATCCGGCTTTTGGGGCTTGCGGGCGTCGCGTGGGTGGTCAGCCTGACGCAGCCACTGTTCACGTTGTTCGGGCATGATTTTTCGGTGCGCGACCTGATACTGATCGCAGGCGGGCTATTCCTGATCTGGAAGGCCACGTCCGAAATCATGCAGATGCTGAACCCCGAACCCGAAGAAGACAGTATCGCACGGCGCGGCACGTCCAGCCTGATGATCGTCGTCTTCCAAATCCCGATGTTCGACATCGTCTTTTCGGTCGACAGCATCATTACGGCCGTCGGCATGACCGACCACCTGCCGGTGATGATGATTGCGGTTGTGGTGGCGATTTTGGTGATGCTGTTCGCATCGGGGCCGCTGGCCAAGTTCTTGCAAGATTACCCCAGCCTGACCGTGCTGGCACTGGGCTTCTTGTTGCTGATCGGGGCCACGCTGGTGGCCGATGGGTTCGGCACGCATTTCCCGCGCGGCTACATCTATACAGCGATGGCGTTTTCGGCGGTCATCGTGGCGCTGGATCTGCTGTCGCGCCGCGCCGCCCGCCTGCGGCGGATCAAGGGGCGCCACAAGAAGTGA
- a CDS encoding HdeD family acid-resistance protein: MAFLTTIGSEIRSELRRNWGWILAAGIVMLLAGILAFGNVLMATVASVYYVGVLMVIGGIAQLVQVFYATGWGRLYWLLGGVLYTLAGILTFFNPLLAASILTLFLGAALVAGGVLRIVLAWRVDPDLGKWWLVAAGVITLLAGLVILFGWPVNSLYILGLLLAIDLMFQGWAAIFLAFAARKGLPE, translated from the coding sequence ATGGCATTTCTGACAACAATCGGATCCGAAATCCGCAGCGAGCTGCGCCGTAACTGGGGATGGATCCTCGCTGCGGGCATCGTCATGCTGCTGGCAGGCATTTTGGCGTTCGGCAACGTTTTGATGGCGACCGTTGCATCGGTTTATTACGTGGGCGTGCTGATGGTCATTGGCGGCATCGCGCAGCTGGTGCAGGTCTTTTATGCGACCGGCTGGGGCCGGCTTTATTGGTTACTGGGCGGTGTTCTGTACACGCTGGCGGGTATTTTGACGTTTTTCAACCCGCTGCTGGCAGCCAGTATTCTGACCCTGTTTCTGGGCGCCGCGCTGGTTGCGGGCGGGGTGCTGCGCATCGTTCTGGCGTGGCGCGTTGACCCCGACTTGGGCAAGTGGTGGCTGGTGGCTGCTGGCGTGATCACGCTGCTGGCCGGTCTGGTCATTCTGTTCGGGTGGCCGGTAAACAGCCTTTACATTCTGGGGCTGCTGCTGGCGATCGACCTGATGTTCCAAGGTTGGGCCGCGATCTTTTTGGCCTTTGCCGCACGCAAAGGCCTGCCCGAGTAA
- a CDS encoding phage portal protein, with the protein MMPFPFSMLKNIPRIFRRSGIEAGGGGRRWQGAPMLGAPTQSTLAARGPAMARASALYVNTPQGNRIVEAWTAALVGKGFHARSQHPDRNVAYQLNTTFELLANAHLPTIIRAMVRDGEAFVQLVTDPDGKLRLRQIPADQIDPSLTRDLGNGARIIAGIEFDGEEQVQAYHVLPEAPGTPFGMIGAPIRVPASDMLHLFDPLFPGQVRGLSWLSPVLLKLRDRDEASDALLMQLKVASLITGFVRDPEGGAAGFGESPDGSVNVSLEPGAMRILPPGAEVTFSQPGQGLQQAVDFLRGQDREIASGVGLTFEALTGDLERTNYSSARVGLLEFRRRAEMLQRNLIEARFLRPLWQRWIDAQVLAGVIPADPKELVDFRSARFVSPGWAWVDPQNEVAAEVAAIDARLKSREEVVAGRGRDIDDLDEELARDAQAGRAVQ; encoded by the coding sequence ATGATGCCTTTCCCGTTTTCCATGCTGAAGAACATCCCTCGCATTTTCCGTCGCTCCGGCATTGAAGCCGGTGGCGGCGGTCGCCGTTGGCAGGGTGCGCCGATGCTGGGTGCGCCGACCCAATCCACCCTTGCAGCGCGCGGCCCTGCGATGGCCCGCGCCTCGGCGCTTTACGTCAACACCCCGCAGGGCAATCGCATTGTCGAGGCGTGGACTGCCGCGCTGGTCGGCAAGGGTTTCCATGCCCGCTCGCAGCACCCAGACCGCAATGTCGCCTATCAGCTCAACACCACCTTCGAGCTGCTGGCAAACGCCCATCTGCCGACGATCATCCGGGCGATGGTTCGTGATGGCGAAGCCTTCGTGCAGCTTGTCACCGATCCTGACGGCAAACTGCGTCTGCGCCAGATCCCCGCCGATCAGATCGACCCGAGCCTGACCCGCGATCTTGGCAACGGCGCGCGCATCATCGCTGGGATCGAGTTCGACGGCGAAGAGCAGGTTCAGGCATATCACGTCCTGCCCGAGGCCCCCGGAACCCCCTTCGGCATGATCGGCGCTCCGATCCGCGTCCCGGCTTCGGACATGCTGCATCTGTTCGACCCGCTGTTCCCCGGACAGGTGCGCGGCTTGTCGTGGTTGTCGCCGGTCCTGTTGAAGCTGCGCGACCGCGACGAGGCCTCGGACGCGCTCTTGATGCAGTTGAAGGTCGCCAGCCTGATCACCGGCTTCGTCCGCGATCCCGAGGGCGGCGCGGCGGGGTTCGGCGAAAGCCCTGACGGTTCGGTCAATGTCTCGCTCGAACCCGGTGCGATGCGCATTCTTCCGCCCGGTGCCGAAGTGACCTTTTCGCAGCCCGGTCAAGGCCTACAACAGGCAGTGGACTTCCTTCGTGGGCAAGACCGGGAAATCGCCTCTGGAGTCGGGCTGACCTTCGAAGCGCTAACCGGCGATCTGGAACGCACCAACTATTCCTCTGCACGTGTCGGGTTGCTTGAATTCCGCCGCCGCGCCGAAATGCTGCAACGCAACCTGATCGAGGCGCGCTTTCTGCGCCCGCTCTGGCAGCGCTGGATTGATGCGCAGGTGCTGGCGGGCGTGATCCCCGCCGATCCCAAAGAGCTGGTCGATTTCCGCTCCGCGCGCTTCGTCAGCCCCGGCTGGGCGTGGGTTGATCCGCAGAACGAGGTCGCGGCAGAGGTCGCCGCCATCGACGCCCGCCTGAAGTCCCGTGAAGAAGTTGTGGCGGGTCGCGGACGTGACATTGACGATCTGGACGAAGAGCTGGCGCGCGATGCACAGGCCGGGCGGGCGGTGCAATGA
- a CDS encoding prohead protease/major capsid protein fusion protein produces the protein MTIHLRHLRPQPSTLDAQARTVEAIVSTGADAPRPGFIERLDLAGCDVSRLVGAPVLDAHRAASTADQLGVIEAAELRPEGLWVKMRFRSNEAARSVLSDIGDGTLRGLSIGYHVADWQDTREGDHRIRTAIRWTPIEVSIVPVPADPGAHFRAGEQNMPEDQIEDVIDEAATEAEVPEARMTEALGASVAATIAAAAGLDRAWAEAQVAEGTPTEEVRARALDAVRTRSAQPRTIRAQIGMDHTDPAVIATRAGEALYARMHPEHRLSASAREFAHMSVLDHARASLRRSGRSVTGVSADQVITRALHTTSDFPLILGDQVGRELRRSYEEAPSGARQLARQGTIRDFRPKRSLMLGEAPMLEAVGESGEFRHGTFEESQEHYSLATFGKIFAISRQAMINDDLDAFSAIPARLGAAARAFEAAQLVTKIMANPLMSDGASVFDADNHGNAKNTTGTIKGDLAAARLAMRKQTGLSGGLIDVTPRYVLAPPELETELEQELSDIQATRTSDTNPFSALSLIIEPRLTSATTWYVVADPAKVDGLEYSYLEGAPGPQLDTKVGFEVDGVQMKVRLDFGSGWLDHRGWFRVG, from the coding sequence ATGACCATTCATCTGCGCCACCTGCGGCCTCAGCCGTCCACCCTCGATGCGCAAGCGCGCACCGTGGAAGCTATCGTGTCCACCGGGGCAGATGCGCCCCGTCCGGGTTTCATCGAACGCCTTGACCTCGCTGGATGCGATGTGTCGCGACTGGTGGGTGCCCCGGTTCTGGACGCGCACCGCGCCGCCTCGACCGCCGATCAGCTCGGCGTGATTGAGGCGGCGGAACTGCGGCCCGAAGGCCTCTGGGTCAAGATGCGGTTCCGCAGCAACGAGGCCGCGCGATCGGTCCTCTCCGATATCGGGGATGGGACGCTGCGCGGTCTGTCGATTGGCTATCACGTTGCCGATTGGCAGGACACGCGGGAGGGCGATCATCGCATCCGCACCGCAATCCGCTGGACGCCCATCGAGGTGTCCATTGTTCCGGTCCCGGCCGATCCGGGCGCACATTTCCGAGCAGGAGAACAGAACATGCCTGAAGATCAGATCGAAGACGTCATCGACGAAGCGGCCACCGAGGCCGAAGTGCCCGAGGCCCGCATGACGGAAGCGCTTGGCGCATCCGTTGCCGCCACCATAGCCGCCGCCGCGGGGCTGGATCGGGCTTGGGCCGAAGCCCAAGTTGCAGAAGGCACCCCGACAGAGGAAGTCCGCGCCCGTGCGCTGGATGCGGTGCGCACCCGCAGTGCTCAGCCCCGCACCATTCGCGCCCAGATCGGCATGGATCATACCGACCCCGCTGTGATCGCTACGCGGGCGGGCGAAGCGCTCTATGCGCGGATGCACCCGGAACACCGGCTGTCCGCATCGGCACGCGAGTTTGCCCACATGTCGGTTCTCGACCATGCCCGCGCCAGCCTGCGCCGCTCCGGGCGTTCGGTCACGGGCGTCTCGGCGGATCAGGTTATCACGCGCGCCCTGCATACGACCTCGGATTTTCCGTTGATCCTTGGCGATCAGGTCGGGCGCGAGCTGCGGCGCAGCTATGAAGAGGCCCCGTCCGGTGCTCGCCAGCTCGCCCGCCAAGGCACGATCCGCGACTTCCGCCCCAAGCGGTCGCTGATGCTGGGTGAAGCGCCGATGTTGGAAGCGGTCGGAGAGAGTGGCGAGTTCCGTCATGGCACCTTCGAGGAATCGCAGGAACATTACAGCCTCGCGACCTTCGGCAAGATCTTCGCGATTTCGCGTCAGGCGATGATTAATGACGATCTGGACGCTTTCAGCGCGATCCCCGCACGCCTAGGTGCCGCCGCCCGCGCCTTTGAAGCTGCCCAACTCGTGACAAAGATCATGGCCAACCCGCTGATGAGCGATGGCGCATCGGTATTCGACGCGGACAATCACGGCAACGCAAAGAATACGACGGGCACCATCAAGGGCGATTTGGCAGCGGCCCGTCTGGCGATGCGTAAACAGACAGGCCTTTCCGGTGGCCTGATCGACGTGACACCGCGCTATGTGCTGGCCCCGCCCGAGCTGGAAACCGAGCTGGAACAGGAACTGTCCGATATTCAAGCCACCCGCACCAGCGACACCAACCCGTTCTCGGCCTTGTCGCTGATCATCGAGCCGCGCCTGACTTCGGCCACCACCTGGTATGTGGTCGCAGATCCGGCCAAGGTGGATGGCCTCGAATACAGCTATCTGGAAGGCGCACCCGGCCCGCAGCTCGATACGAAGGTGGGGTTTGAGGTGGATGGCGTCCAGATGAAGGTCCGCCTCGACTTCGGTAGCGGGTGGTTGGACCATCGCGGCTGGTTCCGGGTGGGCTAA
- a CDS encoding Arc family DNA-binding protein — MSESQFPSQQQDKFVLRLPDGMRDRIRLAAEENGRSMNSEILAVLEKAFPELSPFEEELAKVRRIFENAAPDDRMKLWQAMEETRGGPYHREKD; from the coding sequence ATGTCAGAATCGCAGTTTCCCAGTCAGCAACAGGACAAGTTTGTTCTCCGCCTTCCCGATGGGATGCGTGACCGTATTCGGCTAGCTGCCGAAGAAAACGGACGGTCGATGAATTCTGAAATCTTGGCAGTGCTGGAAAAGGCCTTCCCGGAGCTGTCGCCGTTTGAAGAGGAACTCGCAAAGGTGCGGCGGATCTTCGAGAACGCCGCCCCCGATGATCGCATGAAGCTCTGGCAGGCGATGGAAGAGACTCGCGGCGGTCCATATCATCGCGAGAAAGATTGA
- a CDS encoding phage terminase large subunit family protein has product MKTIDRVLSKARRALVPPPRLRLSDWIEANIALPQGVSAQPGPVRLWPFQREIADTIGDPLIERVTLVKPVRVGFTTLLTSAVASFVANEPAPILCLLPAEADCRDYVVSDIEPIFAASKAVADALADDRQEGERNTLLSRRFPGGSLKVVAAKAPRNLRRHNVRVLFIDEADGMEPTAEGSPIILAERRTMSFPDRKIVMGSTPVHEDTSHVLRAYAQSDARVFEVPCPSCGTFGEITWNAIVWDDGAPETARWRCPHCEAEISEQYKPDMVAAGLWRPTRPHVTGHAGFKLNALVSLHANAAWGKLAAEFMTAKDDPTTLQTFVNTILGQGWRGDGDELADDDLASRGEAFGLSKPIPADVLALTAGCDVQHDRLELTYVGWAEGGTAFVLGHRVIWGAWDSDDTWEELDEALKQRFPHELGGQIGIEACAIDAGDGTTMNRVTAFCTPRTRRKVLAIKGASGNRPLIERAGSKTKTGARLWIVGVDTAKLQLFPRLARPGSIRLSEELPRVWHEQVASERAVLRYRRGQPVRSFERIPGRRAEALDCLVYALAARQVIPADWERRRADLARSEPTPTRRGPVLKSSWMAR; this is encoded by the coding sequence ATGAAGACGATTGACCGTGTGCTGTCCAAAGCTCGCCGAGCGCTGGTCCCACCGCCGCGCCTGCGCCTCTCCGACTGGATCGAGGCCAACATTGCCCTGCCGCAGGGTGTCTCTGCACAGCCCGGCCCCGTGCGCCTCTGGCCCTTCCAGCGCGAGATTGCCGATACCATCGGAGATCCGCTGATCGAGCGCGTCACGCTGGTTAAGCCGGTCCGGGTCGGCTTTACCACGCTACTGACCTCGGCTGTCGCGTCCTTCGTTGCCAATGAACCCGCGCCGATTCTCTGCCTGCTGCCCGCCGAAGCCGACTGCCGCGATTATGTGGTCAGTGACATTGAACCGATCTTTGCCGCCTCGAAAGCCGTAGCCGATGCCCTTGCCGATGACCGCCAAGAGGGCGAGCGCAACACCCTGCTGTCGCGCCGCTTCCCCGGTGGATCGCTCAAGGTGGTTGCTGCCAAAGCCCCGCGCAACCTGCGTCGCCATAACGTCCGCGTCCTCTTCATCGACGAAGCGGACGGCATGGAACCGACTGCCGAAGGCTCGCCCATTATCCTTGCAGAGCGGCGCACCATGTCTTTCCCGGATCGCAAGATCGTCATGGGGTCAACCCCGGTGCATGAAGACACTAGCCACGTCCTGCGCGCCTATGCTCAATCCGATGCGCGCGTGTTCGAGGTGCCTTGCCCATCCTGTGGCACGTTCGGTGAAATTACATGGAATGCAATCGTATGGGATGACGGCGCGCCCGAAACTGCGCGCTGGCGCTGCCCGCACTGCGAAGCGGAGATCAGCGAGCAATACAAACCGGATATGGTTGCCGCTGGATTATGGCGACCCACGCGACCCCATGTGACAGGTCACGCGGGGTTCAAGCTCAATGCGCTCGTATCTCTGCACGCCAATGCTGCGTGGGGGAAGCTGGCGGCCGAGTTTATGACAGCCAAGGATGATCCAACCACGCTGCAAACTTTCGTGAATACGATCCTCGGGCAAGGCTGGCGCGGCGATGGCGACGAACTGGCCGACGATGATCTTGCCTCGCGCGGTGAAGCCTTCGGCCTGTCGAAGCCGATCCCCGCCGATGTGCTGGCGCTGACCGCCGGCTGCGATGTTCAGCATGATCGCCTTGAACTCACCTATGTTGGCTGGGCAGAGGGCGGCACTGCGTTTGTTCTAGGTCACCGTGTAATCTGGGGCGCATGGGATAGCGACGATACATGGGAAGAGTTGGATGAAGCCCTTAAACAGCGTTTCCCGCATGAGCTGGGAGGGCAGATCGGTATAGAGGCCTGCGCAATCGACGCCGGTGACGGCACCACCATGAACCGCGTGACGGCGTTCTGCACCCCCAGAACAAGGCGAAAAGTCTTGGCAATCAAAGGCGCGTCTGGCAACCGCCCCTTGATCGAGCGCGCCGGAAGCAAGACCAAAACCGGCGCACGTCTCTGGATCGTCGGTGTCGATACCGCCAAGCTCCAGCTCTTTCCCCGCCTCGCACGACCCGGCTCGATCAGGCTTTCCGAAGAGCTGCCCCGTGTATGGCATGAACAGGTCGCATCAGAACGGGCAGTGCTGCGATACCGGCGCGGCCAACCCGTCCGTAGCTTCGAGCGTATCCCAGGGCGGCGGGCCGAGGCGCTAGACTGCCTCGTTTATGCCTTGGCCGCACGGCAGGTCATCCCCGCCGATTGGGAGCGACGCCGTGCCGATTTGGCCCGATCCGAACCAACGCCAACGCGACGGGGGCCGGTGCTGAAATCGAGCTGGATGGCGCGGTAA